In Bacteroidota bacterium, the sequence ATTGTTTCTAACACTTCCACCATTACCAGAACACTCACACTGAGTGCCGGAACTACTTTAACGGTGAACGGAACATTCACTTTGAGCGGAGACCACGCCATTGTGTTATCAGGCGGCAATATAGATGCCTATGGAGATGTTACCGTAACCAATACAGGAGGAAGCGGGGGAGGCGGCTCCAACGTGCTTACCATAAAAGGCAACGCCAATCAAGCGTTTACCGGCTCAGGGATTGCAGGCACAGGGCGTTTGCCCAATGTTGTGATTGACAAAAACGGCAACACGCTCATTCTTTTAAGCATTATTTCTGTTGACAGGGGTTGGACATATACCGCAGGCACGGTTAACCCGGGCACTTCAGTTGTTGCATTTACCGGCTCATACAATACCGATGGAGAAAATGCAACTCCCACCATCATGAGTTTTTACGATGTGTATGTTTTTTCAGGCACCCGCACCCTCACAGGCGCGTTTGATGTTGACCATGATTTAACAGTTTACTCAGGCGCAACGCTTGAGCAAAACTCAACCACTCCAAGAGCCATTTATATTGGGCGTAATTGGGATGATAACGGAGCATATAATACAAGAGGTGCGGAAGTTACTTTTAATGGCAGTGGAGCGCAAACTTTAACAAAACTCCCTTCCGGTGCGGAAACTTTTGAGAAGGTGGTTATAAATAAATCTTCCAATCAAGTCAATCTGAGTGCGCCCATAGTTATCAATAATTATTTGACACTTACCAGCGGCAACATTTCTTCCAGCACTACCAATTATGTAAAATTGATTGACAATGCAATAATAACCGTTGGCAGTGGTTCAGCATCTTCATTTGTTGATGGCTATGTGCGCAAAGTAGGAAATGATATATTTACATTTCCAATGGGAAAAGGCACAAGCAACTATCATCCTGTTTCTATCAGCGCGCCATGCAGTACAAATGCAGAATTTTCTGCGCAGTATTTTAATTCCAATCAGGGATACGGAAGCACTTTAGATGCCTCCATTACAAATTTAAGCAACTGTGAATACTGGATTGTAGATAGAGAAGTGGGTTCATGTAATGTATATGTAACGCTTGAATGGAACGCTAACTCATGCCTGATTTCTTCCCCTATACAGAATATGCAGGTGGCAAGATGGAACAGCGGAACTTCGCAGTGGGATAATCACGGCAGCAGCAATACTACAGGAAATACCACCAATGGAACGGTTACTACCTGCACAGCAGTAAGCACATTCAGCCCTTTCACATTGGCTCAATGCAATGCTAATTGCACGAGCGCAAGCCCTGCGGTGAGCGCATCGCCTTCCACCATCTGCTCAGGTCAGAGTTCCACACTTTGCGCAAGCGGTGGTTCTTCTTATTCATGGAATACAGGCGCAACTACTTCCTGCATTACCGTTTCGCCTACAACGACAACAACCTACAGCGTTACCGTTTCAGACGGATGTTTGTTTTCAACTACATTAACCGTAACAGTTACCTATAATTCTGCTTCTCCACCCACAGCAAACGCAGGATCAGATGTTCAGGTGGAAGACCCTGCAACTTGTCAGGGCGCTCAGCCCGTTCAAATTGGTTCGGCACAGGTGGGCAGCAATACTTATTTATGGACTGCCTCTGACCCGACTGCACTGAATTATCTGAACCCGGGGGCTACAGATCCTGACCCTTTTTTGAGTTATTATAATCCGGGACCCTATGGTACATATAATGTAACAATGACTGTTACAGTAACAGACCCAAGCACCGGTTGTTTAAATTGGGATGACCTGGCAGTGACTTTTGCCGCCTGCAGAATGGGGCATTGGGATACAACAACATCCGTTTCAAATGCGATTGAAAATAAAATAGAAATATTCCCTAACCCTGCTGCTGATTTTATAAATATTATAGTGCAGATTGGCGAAAAGGAAAGCGCATCAGTGGAGTTCTATGATATGATTGGGAATAAAATCCTCCCCGTTCAACTATTTCATGATAGTGACTCAAAAACAATTTCTTTTACTGAAATTAATAAAGGGATTTATTTCTATAAAATAAAAATAAACGGTGAAAATTATAAAACAGGTAAACTCGTAATTGCTCGTTGATGAAAAAAAATCTATATAGCATAGTTTGTGGTATTTTTCTTTGTTCATCTGTTTTTTCACAGGTGGTTTCTTCAGGGAGATTTCATTCACTTTTTACTTGCAACATAGGTAGTGCAAAAAGTGCTGGGCTTAATCTCACTGGGCAGTTAGGGGATGGAACTACCGCAAACAAATTATCTCCTGTGCAGGTTAGCGGATTTACTGCTAATATTATGGCTGTTAGTGGGGGTAAAAATCACTCTTTATTTTTAAAGAATGATGGCACTGTCTGGGCTTGCGGATATAATAATTATGGCCAGTTAGGAGATGGCACAAATACTCAACGAAATTCTCCCGTACAGGTAAGTGGGCTTACAGGTATAACTGCCATAGCTAACAAAGAGAATCATTCTCTTTTTTTAAAAAGTGACAGCACGGTTTGGGCTTGCGGGTTTAATGCTTCGGGGGTATTAGGTGATGGAACAACCGTAGATAAATCAACCCCTGTGCAGGTGAGCGGGCTTACTGGTATTATCGCTATTGCAGCGGGAGGTGACCATTCTATTTTCCTGAAAAGTGATGGTACTGTATGGGCTTGTGGAAATAATACCCAATGGCAGATTGGGGATGGAACAGGTATAACCAGAACCACACCAGTGCAGGTAAGTGGGCTTACTGGTATTATCGCAATTACAACGGGATATTATCATTCCCTTTTTCTAAAAAGTGACGGCACGGTGTGGGCTTCCGGATCTAACAATGGCACATATGGAGATGGAAATATTAATAGCAGTCCCGTGCCGGTGCAATCGCTGATTACAGGTGTTATCGCAATAGGCGCAGGAACTGGTGGTTATTCTCTTTTTGTAAAAAATGATGGCACCGTTTGGGGAAGCGGTGCGAACAGCTATGGGCAGCTTGGAAATGGAAATACAACTGATGTAACCACTCCTGTGCAGGCAAGCGGGCTTGCAAATATCATTGCTGCCACAGGAGGAAATGCTTTTTCTCTTTTTGTTAAAAACGATGGCACGGTTTGGGCATGCGGGCAAAACAGTTATGGGCAATTAGGTATAGGAAATATGACCGAGCAGCACACGCCTGTTCAGATAACAAGTTTATGCTCGGTGGTGGGGGTGGAGGAGCAGCAGTGGCAGGAGGAGGCAGGAGAAATACAGGTTTATCCAAATCCCACGAGCGGGCTGTTTAATGTGCAGATGAGTAAATTAGCCAACCTGCCCGTTCCGCAGGCGGGTGTGCAGATGAACAGCATAGAAGTTTATAATGTATTTGGAGAATGTATTCATCAGCATATCAGCACATCCGCACATCCGCACATTGACTTAAGCGAAGCGCCCGAAGGAATTTATTTTGTAAAGATTGAAACAGCGCAAGGCATAGTGAGCAAGAAGGTGGTGGTGGCGAGGTAAACCCCGTAGGATACAAAGTTATCCAACGGGGTAAATCAATACCTCCACGAGTTAAACCTTTTCATGCCAATCAACTGGTCGTAATTGCTGCTGATGGGTTTATGGTAAACATAAATCACATAATCATTTTCGGTTTCGTAATGCGTGCCTTCAATAAAAGCTTCATCGCCTGATTTTTCGTTGTCTTTCAGATAAACGTATTCGTAGTTGTAATAACCCTGCTTCACGTAAAGCGTTGCTTCGTACTGAGATAAAATTTTATTGTAATGCATTTTGTATTCGTTGGAATATTTCCAGTCAGTGAGCCCGCCAAAAACATAAATGCTTCCCTCTTCAACAGGTTTATCCATCGGCAGCGTAAAATGCACATACACATACTCGGCTTCGGTTTCGCTGGCGGAGGGAGAACTTTCCTGCCGCGTGATTTTATATTTTCCGTCAATGTCCTTATCCGATAGGTATTGAAAAAAGTTTCTGCGCTTGCCCGGAAAAAGATACACATGATAGTTCAGCGAATCGCTGGCAATATATTTTACATACTCAGAATTCCACCGTAAGCTTTTGATGTCAAAGTTCCTGAACTCGTTTCCTCCCGGAAAAACATTGTCGTTATCATAATCATACGTAAGTTCATTGTCTTTTACAAAGAGCGGCTTTAGTTTGGTGATGGCATTGTCCCATCGGTCGTTCTGCATCAGCACCACTTTTAAATCCTGATACGGACTGGCGATTTGATAGCCGGGAGTCTGAATGGAGAAATCAATTTCCTGTTTATAGTTGTAATCATTCACAATAGTGGCGTGATGAATGTCAGGAATGATGTTCACGCGCTCATCCAGCACCATGAATCTTCTTGTGATAATAAGATCGTTCTGGTCGTAATCCTTAAAAACTTTCAGAAGGTAATTTCCTGATTTGGATGGCTTGAGATTTTCTGTAGGGAAAAGTAATTCGTAATGCACGTATTTCTGAATAGTGTTTCTGGAATACTGGTAATCGTTGATGTTGTCGTCAAAAAAACCGCTGATGTATTCTGTCTGCAAAAGGCGGTCGCTCGGATTCCAGCTCGCATCACAATGAATGATGGTGAAGTGGTAGTTTTTTGATTCTGCATCCAAATCGTCAAACGAAAGTCTGAGTTTATCGGTGGAGCCGAGTTTGATGACAGGCGCTGTGAACTCCCAGTCATCTTTCTGCAACTGAACGGTGCGTATGTTTTTCTTGTAAACGAAATTATCGTAGCGAATGAAATCCGAATTGTAATATTGAGAAGTATCCTGTGCAAAACATGTAAAATGTAAAATGGCAAATGGCAGATGTAAATACAAAACTATTAACCAAATATTTTTTGCTTTCATTTTTTTTCTCCCTTTAGGGCAGGGGTTCTTTTTCTATTTCTTCCACTCCCAGAAACGCCATGTGTCCAAGATGCCATACGGGGTTAACGCTCACATGGTCTAAGAATTTTGTTTCAGAAAAGCAGGCGGACGTTTCGTTGATGGGCATTTGTTGAGTTCCTCCTCTCATGGTGAAAAACACGATGGGGAAAATAATGGGAGGGATGATCAGCTTATACATCATTTTACCGGTGGAGTAGGGTATCACCATCAGTATCATTACGCGGAAAAGCAGAACAAAAGCAGCAATACCCGCCATTACGCCAAGTCCTGTTGCAATAAGTTCAAATGTATTGAGGTAAGGAAATATTTTTGCAGGAGAGAGAAGATAATGGAAGGTGTTATAGTTGATCAGCGCGTTCCATTCTCCGTACATGGCGATGTTTGAAATGCATACTATCGTAATGGCTGAAATAAGAGCGATGTTGTAAAAATGATTGGTGCGGTTTATAAAATTTTTTTTCACAAACTGCTGAATTGCCCACAGGATTAGCGGGATGGCAATCAAGTAGGCAATGGTGGCTGCATCCATCCGAAAAGAATAAACAAAAACCATTAATGCCTCAGAAAATTTTCCGTCAGGGATTTTGCTCGGATAACTGATAAGGAAAATAATTCTGTACAGCGTAAAAAAAACAAGCCAGTACAGTGCGAGCTTAGCAAAATATATCAGACTTCTGAGCATCAGTTCAGCCGGATTAATTTTCCGTTTCCTGTTCCTTTCACGCTGGCAGCAGGGTTTCCTGAATAATAAACATCACCTTCCCAGTCAATCGTTAGGGCAAGAGATTGTTTCGCGTTGAGGTATTCATTGCCCGATGCTTTTGAATAAGACCAGGTGAAGTCGGTTTCCAGATCTTCGCAGTGCAAATATCCTTCTCCGGTATGATAAATCCCCATCAAAGAAGATGTTCCGTGAAGAGTTACATCTGAAGTAGTGCCCAGATGATTGAAAACAACATGGGCGTTCAGCCAAAGTTCAACATCACCGGATTCGTTGGTAAGAATATCAAGCGTGTCGCATGAAATAATTCCATTGCTGCTTATCTTTCCGCTGCCGTGATGTGAAATATATCGCAGCGAAGGAATGGTTACATAGACAGTAAGAGTTCCTTTTTTATAGCTGCGGGACCAATTGCATTTGTTGTCATTATCAATATGAAGTTCACCGTTTATAACTTCCGTTTTTACCAGCGGAATTAAATTTTCCCCGCCTTCCACTTTTACTTCCTGTAAATTTCCCTGCGTTATAAATACGTTCACATTGTCTTTAAGATAAATTTTTGTAAAAGGAGGCAGTTCGCGTATCACAGAAGTTTTTTCACCGGTGCGCTTAAGCATATCCCACCTGTTTTCTTTCTTGCAGGAAAAGAACAATAATAAGAAAATAAAACAGAAAATGATTCTGAAATATGCTTTCATCATAAGAAGGAGGCGAAGGTAAAAACATTCACATAAATCCACAATTCTTATTTCTCACTACATTTGACAGGTAAAGATGAAAAAAATAAAACTCCCGCATCCGCTTATCCTTATTGTGGGAATTGGTTTTCTCCTCTACGCCCGTTCGCTTTCATTTGATTACACCAACTTTGACGACAATTCTCTCATTCAGGATAACCAGAATTATATTTCAGACATTTCAAATCTTGCCGATGCGTTCAGAAAAACAGTTTTCATTACCGGCTCAGATGTTTTTTACCGCCCTGTGGAAACGGTCTGGTTCATGCTCAACGCCCAATTTGGCGGAACCAATCTTTTCGTCTATCATCTTTCGGCTTTGCTTCTTCATTTTCTTGCAGTGTATTTTGTTTTTCTTTTACTCAGGCGATTTAATAATTCAGAAGAAGTTTCTCTTTTTCTTTCTCTGATATTTTTGGTTCACCCCGTGCTTACGCAGGCGGTTGTTTGGGTGCCGGGAGTGGTGGATATTCTGACAACGGTTTTTTCTGTCAGCGCTTTTCTTTTCTTTTTAAATTTCATTAAATCCCGGAAGAGAAAACATTTTGTATTGCACATTTTGTTTTTTGCTTTGGCTCTTTATACAAAGGAGATTTCCATAGGAATAATTGTGGTCTGTCTCTTTTATCTTCATTTCATTGAAAAAGAAAAATTAGTTTCATACAATAAGAAAGTTTTTCTTGCCGGCTGGCTGGTTGTATCTGCCGTATGGTTTATGATGCGCGATGCTGCTTTGCAGAGCCAGCAAGGCAAAGGAGTAAGTTCAATGATTTCGTCCGTTGCAGAAAACCTCACGGGCTTTATTCTGTATATCGGAAAGATTCTTTTGCCCTTCAATCTTTCTGTAATGCCTGTGATGAAAGACAATACTTTTATTTTCGGAATCATTGCATTGGCAATTATCATCGGAGTAGTCTTTATTTCAAAAGAAAGAAAATCAAACTGGATTTTGTTTTCTGTTATCTGGTTCGTGATTTTTCTTTTGCCTACATTTATCCGAACCAGTGAATTCCGCGTTCATCAGTTTTATGAGCACCGTATGTATTTGCCGATGGTTGGGTTTTTACTTCTTGCCACACAGGTTGACTGGATTAAAAACTTCTCTTCTGAAAAGACAATCTGTAGAATCTCTGCTCCGGCTATTTTGCTTTTCTTTTTCATGCTCACGTTCAGGCACGAGAAAACCTTCAGCGATACCAAATTATTTCTTGATAATGCAATTGCCACTGCACCCAATTCCTCTCTTGCTCACCGAAACATGGGAATTTATTTTCAGGATATGGATGACAAAACCGGGCATAAAGAAAAATCTTTTTTAGAAAATGCCGCTGAGGAGTACAAAAAGTCATTGGGATTAAATCCTAATGAAAATGATTTGCATAACAACCTTGGCGTGATTTATGACACATGGGGCAAAAAGGATTTGGCAGAGAAGGAATATCTGGCAGAAACAAAATCGAACCCTGCCAACAGTCAGGCGTGGCACAATATGGGAGTGATTTGCGCTGAAAGAAATGAAAATGAAAAAGCAGAAATATATTTTAAGAAGGCGATTGAATTGCATCCTGCCGCCAGCACGTATCAGCAGTTAGCGCTTCTTTATAAAAAAACGGGAAGGAAGCAGGAGTTTGAAAAAATTGTTTCCATGCTTCAGAACGCGCAACAGGGAACACAAAATTCTCAAAATAATCTTACAGTTCCCAATCAAGCGATTCCAACAGATGCTGCTTCGCTCGGAAGGCAATTAATGCAACAAGGCAAGCTTCAGGAAGCTGAAAAAGTTTTCCTGAAAGAACTTTCTACTGACTCGTTGAACAAAGTCGTTCTGTTCAATCTCGGACTCATTTATTATTCTTCCAAGCGATTGCCCGATGCGGAAAATGTTTGGAGAAAAGCTGTTCATATAGATTCTACCTACACCGATGCATATAATAACCTTGCTATCTGCCTTGCCCAGCAGGGAAAGAATTCTGAAGCTGAAATTGTTTTGAAGAAATTAGTTTCTTCCAACCCTGATTATGCTGACGGGTATTTCAACCTAGCTAACTTTTATGCCCGCAACGGCAGAGATGATAATGCGCTTGTGTATGTGAATGTGCTGAAGAAAAGAGGAATCACAAAAGAGCAGTTTGCACAGAGAGGAATTAAGCTGAGTGCTGAGCTTGAAAAAATATTTGATAAATAAAATCCAATGAAACGTTCCCTGATTGCTTGCTGGCTGGCGGTTCTTGTATTGCTGACCTACAGAATTTCATACATGAAACTTGATTCTAAGGAACCATTCGTTGTAACAACATGGGATGCCTTAGGATATTATTTTTATCTGCCATCGGCATTTATTTACCACGATGCTTCTGAATTAAAATGGTTTTCGAAAATTGACAGCGCCTATTCTGTATCGGGCGGACAGTTGTATCAGGCAGGAAAATCAAAGAACGGAAATTATGTTTTTAATTATCTGAGTGGCGTTGCCATTCTTCAAGCTCCGTTTTTTTTAACGGCTCATGCAGTTGCAGGCATTGCAGGATATGCCCGTGACGGATTTTCTCCTCCCTATCAATACGCCATTGCTTTCAGTGCAATTATTTATTGCGTGTTAGGAATTTTCCTTCTCAGAAAAATACTGCTGAATTATTTTGATGACGCAACCACCGCTGTAACATTATTGCTCTTGTTGCTTGCAAGCAATTTTGTTCAATACGTTTCAATAGATGGAGCCATGAGCCACAGTTATATTTTTTCCATGTATGTGCTGGTACTTTATGCTGCCATGAAGTGGCATGAAAAACCTGCAGTTCGCTGGGCTTGTATAACCGGATTCATAATCGGGTTAGCCACCATCTCCCGTCCTACTGAATTAATTATCCTGTTCATTCCGCTATTGTGGGGTTTGCAGACTAAAGAATCATCAAAGCAAAAATGGGATTCAGTGAAGGCAAATAAGAGCCATATCGTTTATGCAGCATTATGCGGGTTTATAGGTGTGCTTCCTCAAATGATATACTGGAAGATCACATCCGGCTCATTCATTTATGATGTGGGAAGCAAGTGGGATTTTCTGTCTCCGCATTTCAGGGTTTTATTCGGCTGGGAAAAAGGTTGGTTTATTTACACGCCTGTAACGGTTTTATTTGTAGCGGGATTATTTTTTATGAAAAAATTTCCTTTCCGTAAATCTGTAATCACTTTTTGTTTATTGAATATATGGGTAATAACTGCATGGCACGATTGGCGGTATGGAGCCAGCTATTCCTGCCGCGCTTTAGTTGAAAGCTATCCGGTATTTGCACTCGCGCTGGGTACGTTTATTCAGAAAATTAATTTTTCAAGGTGGAAATATGCCTTTTATGCAGTTGGATGTTATTTGATTTTTGTCAACCTGTTTCAGATTGTGCAATATAACAGCACCCTTCTTCATTACAATGACATGAACCGGAAATATTATTCAGGCATTTATTTGAATATGCATCCTTCGCCTTTTGATATGAGTTTGCTTGATACGGATGAAATGCTTACTGATGAAAGCAATTACCAGAAAATCATTTTAGCGAATGCAGACAGTATAAGCAACATTGCTCTCGAACCCTATGCGTCTTCCTCTTTATTCGAAACAAAAATCTCAACTGCCGAAACGAAAAATAATAATCACGAAGACTGGATTAAAATTGAAGCGACTATTACTATCCGCAAAGGCACGTGGGGATGTTTTATAAATTCAGAACTTCAGACGGGCGATTCAATCAAGCACGATAAGGTAAGACTGCAAAATGCAATAAGTAGTCCGGGTAAGGATAACGAATACGGATTTTATGTGAAGGTGCCTGAATATTTCAGGCAAAGCATATTCAGATTATCCATTTATTCCCCATGCGAACTGGAGGGAGAAATAAAAAAGATGAAAGTAACCCGTTTAACGAGCCGGTAATAAAATCCTCAAAACTTATATCCAATTCCGAACTCAACATTTTCAGCAGTTGCCCAGTGAGTTTTCAGCGTGTAATTGATGATGAAGTGTTGGGTTGCCTGATAGCGGATTCCGATCCGGTGGTAAAGAGGTCCCTTTACAGTTGTCTTTGAAAAAACATACGCTCCCATTTCAAGCGGGAGAGAAAACTTTCCAACCACAAGTTCGTAGCCAAAGCGTAAACCCAACTGCAGGTTATTAAGTTTATTGCTTGTATCAAAAAGAGTATCGCGTTCCGCTGTGGCAAGGTTTTTCATTTCGTAAAAGGCATCTGCTCCCATGCAGAAGCGCGATTTTTCTGAAACAGTTTTCCATTCAGTTGCATAGACAGAATAAGCCGCATATTTTTTTCCATCGGGCGCACTTGCTTCATTCTGTCCTGCCGCGGCAATGATTGTAAAAAAATATTTCTGCTTCAGGGTATCAGGTTTCACAGCTTGTATTATCGCTGATTGCTGATTTTTGTTTTCTGATTTCTTAAAACTGATTCCCACATTCACCGTGGCAATGTTTATTCCCAGATTCGGCATCGTCCACGCTCCATTCGACAGGTGAGAAAGCCCGATACCCGTTTCCATTCTCATGTTTTTTGCAGGATAAAAAACAGAATTCAACTTAAGATTGATAAAAGCATTGAGAAGCGAACCGTTGATATTATTTTTGTGATTGTCAATGCGGTTATAGGGCTTTGTAATGAGGCCGATTCCATCGCTTGCCCGAATATAAAGCTTGAACTTTCTATCGGGATTGAGCGGAAAATTTACAAATGGAAAAATTCCAATTGCCTGTCCGAGTTGTTCGGCATTTCCCAGATCGGCAAAATAAAGACCTAAACCCTTTTCCGGATTTTTATAAACCTGTTCCCATCGCTTTGCTCCGTTTGTTTGCAGAATAAAGTTCAATTCTCCTGCCGGAACGTGGCTCTTGATGAGATATTCCATATTGCGGTGATGCGGAATGATGAAGCCATAGTGCGCGTTCAGATTGACATAAAGTTTTTTCCCGGGAAGTGTATCCTGGCAGAATAAAGCATAAGAAATTAAAATAAAGAATATGGTAATGATTCTTTTCACTTGAGGGATTTATGCAAAACTAAAAATATCTCTATGTTTGCACGAATGAAAAAGGATATAAAGAAAAAGAAACATTCGTCCGTTCTTCCATCGCCTTCTTCCGCAAAGAAAAGAACAGAAACTACTTCGGCATTTTCACAATTCATTGCGAGTAACAATTTTTATTTTCTGCTTCTTGCCGTTCTTGTATTGCTTGTTTCAAGTATCCGCTGGAGATTAGCCGGAATGCCTCTGGAACGGGATGAAGGCGAGTACGCTTATTTCGGGCATTTGATTTTGAAAGGCATTCCTCCCTATAGCGAAGCATACAACATGAAACTTCCGGGCATTTATTACATGTATGCCCTCATCATGGCAGTTTTCGGAGAATCATTTAAAGGCATTCACATCGGGCTTTTAATCATGAATGCAGGAACCATGCTTCTTTTGTTCAGCGCATTCAAACGGTTTTTTAATCCTATGACCGGACTCATCACAGCTGGATTCTATGGATTGATGGCTATAACATTTAACGTTTTGGGTTTTGCAGCGCACGCCACACACTTTGCTGTGTTTTATGTTGCGCTGAGTTTGTTCTTAGCCCCCTTTAATTCCCCCGAAGGGGGAAAACAGCAGTCCAGCAGGAACATTCGGATTTTTCTTTTTGGTATTTCACTTGGCTTTGCGTTTCTTATGAAACAGCAGGCAGTATATTTTATACTGTTCGGTGGAATTGTTTTTGTTTCTTTTGAAGTTATTAATGCAGGAGGACTAAAATCTTTTTTTAAATCCACCCTTCGGGGGGTTAGGGGGGCTGTCCTTTTTTCTCTTGGAGTGTTTGTTCCTTATCTGCTGGTGGTGCTTATCATGCTTGCATCGGGTACTTTTGATAAGTTCTGGTTCTGGACAGTTCAATATGCAAGCAAGTATGCTTCCGGTCTTCCCTGGTCGCAGGGAAAAGATCTGCTCGACATGACCTTTGCGCCTATCTGGACTGAGTTCAAATGGATATGGATACTGGCAATTGCAGGATGTGTTGTCGTTTTGCTTCCTGCTTTCTCCATGAAACAAAAAATACTGGCAATCGCATTTGCCGTGTTTGCGGCATTGGCAACCACTCCCGGATTTTATTTCCGCCAGCATTATTTTATTGTTGCGCTTCCTGCCGCTGCGCTGCTGGCTTCCATCGCTCTTGATTATGCAGGAAGATGGACTGCTGAAAAAATAAAGATCAAACTGATTGGTATTTTATTTCCGCTGATTGTTTTTGCATTCCTGTACAACAACATCGTTACAAAATCAAAATTCTTTTACGCAGATGAAGACCCTGTGGCGCTTTGCAAAGCCATTTATGGAACAAACCCGTTTGTTGAATCGGTAGAGATTGCAAACTATATAAAAGCCAATTCTTCCGATACAGATAAGATTGCCGTGCTGGGTTCTGA encodes:
- a CDS encoding T9SS type A sorting domain-containing protein, with the protein product MKKIFSLLAAVCITANLFSTNRYWVGATSSWNTASNWSTISGGGGSSGVPGSTDAAIFDGGGTANCSTDANVNVAGINVQSGYSGTITQGAGYTITVGTGNAVFSGGTFSGGNSAITFNGTFTLSGTNFISTSGTITFGNNYTFSSGTFTHNSGLALFKYQLTITGSTTFNNLTFNNQCSCSGNFTLAAGTTLTVDSKLTISGSNIWQLFGGTIDVKGDIDLLNTLSAGSGSSTIINIIGTGNQIMTGQSTGPKCALPPVNVNKASGTLYLNNTVTTCGVWTNTAGTVDAATYGATLYFNLQRASHTVTGSMTLNHVIVSNTSTITRTLTLSAGTTLTVNGTFTLSGDHAIVLSGGNIDAYGDVTVTNTGGSGGGGSNVLTIKGNANQAFTGSGIAGTGRLPNVVIDKNGNTLILLSIISVDRGWTYTAGTVNPGTSVVAFTGSYNTDGENATPTIMSFYDVYVFSGTRTLTGAFDVDHDLTVYSGATLEQNSTTPRAIYIGRNWDDNGAYNTRGAEVTFNGSGAQTLTKLPSGAETFEKVVINKSSNQVNLSAPIVINNYLTLTSGNISSSTTNYVKLIDNAIITVGSGSASSFVDGYVRKVGNDIFTFPMGKGTSNYHPVSISAPCSTNAEFSAQYFNSNQGYGSTLDASITNLSNCEYWIVDREVGSCNVYVTLEWNANSCLISSPIQNMQVARWNSGTSQWDNHGSSNTTGNTTNGTVTTCTAVSTFSPFTLAQCNANCTSASPAVSASPSTICSGQSSTLCASGGSSYSWNTGATTSCITVSPTTTTTYSVTVSDGCLFSTTLTVTVTYNSASPPTANAGSDVQVEDPATCQGAQPVQIGSAQVGSNTYLWTASDPTALNYLNPGATDPDPFLSYYNPGPYGTYNVTMTVTVTDPSTGCLNWDDLAVTFAACRMGHWDTTTSVSNAIENKIEIFPNPAADFINIIVQIGEKESASVEFYDMIGNKILPVQLFHDSDSKTISFTEINKGIYFYKIKINGENYKTGKLVIAR
- a CDS encoding T9SS type A sorting domain-containing protein, which produces MKKNLYSIVCGIFLCSSVFSQVVSSGRFHSLFTCNIGSAKSAGLNLTGQLGDGTTANKLSPVQVSGFTANIMAVSGGKNHSLFLKNDGTVWACGYNNYGQLGDGTNTQRNSPVQVSGLTGITAIANKENHSLFLKSDSTVWACGFNASGVLGDGTTVDKSTPVQVSGLTGIIAIAAGGDHSIFLKSDGTVWACGNNTQWQIGDGTGITRTTPVQVSGLTGIIAITTGYYHSLFLKSDGTVWASGSNNGTYGDGNINSSPVPVQSLITGVIAIGAGTGGYSLFVKNDGTVWGSGANSYGQLGNGNTTDVTTPVQASGLANIIAATGGNAFSLFVKNDGTVWACGQNSYGQLGIGNMTEQHTPVQITSLCSVVGVEEQQWQEEAGEIQVYPNPTSGLFNVQMSKLANLPVPQAGVQMNSIEVYNVFGECIHQHISTSAHPHIDLSEAPEGIYFVKIETAQGIVSKKVVVAR
- a CDS encoding DUF5103 domain-containing protein, giving the protein MKAKNIWLIVLYLHLPFAILHFTCFAQDTSQYYNSDFIRYDNFVYKKNIRTVQLQKDDWEFTAPVIKLGSTDKLRLSFDDLDAESKNYHFTIIHCDASWNPSDRLLQTEYISGFFDDNINDYQYSRNTIQKYVHYELLFPTENLKPSKSGNYLLKVFKDYDQNDLIITRRFMVLDERVNIIPDIHHATIVNDYNYKQEIDFSIQTPGYQIASPYQDLKVVLMQNDRWDNAITKLKPLFVKDNELTYDYDNDNVFPGGNEFRNFDIKSLRWNSEYVKYIASDSLNYHVYLFPGKRRNFFQYLSDKDIDGKYKITRQESSPSASETEAEYVYVHFTLPMDKPVEEGSIYVFGGLTDWKYSNEYKMHYNKILSQYEATLYVKQGYYNYEYVYLKDNEKSGDEAFIEGTHYETENDYVIYVYHKPISSNYDQLIGMKRFNSWRY
- a CDS encoding DUF2807 domain-containing protein, with protein sequence MLKRTGEKTSVIRELPPFTKIYLKDNVNVFITQGNLQEVKVEGGENLIPLVKTEVINGELHIDNDNKCNWSRSYKKGTLTVYVTIPSLRYISHHGSGKISSNGIISCDTLDILTNESGDVELWLNAHVVFNHLGTTSDVTLHGTSSLMGIYHTGEGYLHCEDLETDFTWSYSKASGNEYLNAKQSLALTIDWEGDVYYSGNPAASVKGTGNGKLIRLN
- a CDS encoding tetratricopeptide repeat protein, whose product is MKKIKLPHPLILIVGIGFLLYARSLSFDYTNFDDNSLIQDNQNYISDISNLADAFRKTVFITGSDVFYRPVETVWFMLNAQFGGTNLFVYHLSALLLHFLAVYFVFLLLRRFNNSEEVSLFLSLIFLVHPVLTQAVVWVPGVVDILTTVFSVSAFLFFLNFIKSRKRKHFVLHILFFALALYTKEISIGIIVVCLFYLHFIEKEKLVSYNKKVFLAGWLVVSAVWFMMRDAALQSQQGKGVSSMISSVAENLTGFILYIGKILLPFNLSVMPVMKDNTFIFGIIALAIIIGVVFISKERKSNWILFSVIWFVIFLLPTFIRTSEFRVHQFYEHRMYLPMVGFLLLATQVDWIKNFSSEKTICRISAPAILLFFFMLTFRHEKTFSDTKLFLDNAIATAPNSSLAHRNMGIYFQDMDDKTGHKEKSFLENAAEEYKKSLGLNPNENDLHNNLGVIYDTWGKKDLAEKEYLAETKSNPANSQAWHNMGVICAERNENEKAEIYFKKAIELHPAASTYQQLALLYKKTGRKQEFEKIVSMLQNAQQGTQNSQNNLTVPNQAIPTDAASLGRQLMQQGKLQEAEKVFLKELSTDSLNKVVLFNLGLIYYSSKRLPDAENVWRKAVHIDSTYTDAYNNLAICLAQQGKNSEAEIVLKKLVSSNPDYADGYFNLANFYARNGRDDNALVYVNVLKKRGITKEQFAQRGIKLSAELEKIFDK